In a single window of the Ignavibacteria bacterium genome:
- a CDS encoding HAD hydrolase-like protein: protein MKYKNILFDLDGTITDSSPGIINSYLHSLEKTGLAENDINRLKSYIGSPLRAYYTERHNMNVNDSDTAVKHFREHYSVTGIFENNVYPGMGELIEKLHRCGFKLFIATSKPLQFAITVLDHFNLKEYFISIHGSDMSADNKPKDKLIADVLLMNGLIKNESIMIGDRYHDINGAKLNGIDSLAVTYGYGSRGELEPLKPEFLVSSSAEIERIFFP from the coding sequence ATGAAATATAAAAATATATTATTCGATCTGGACGGAACTATTACTGATTCAAGTCCGGGTATAATAAACTCATATCTTCATTCACTTGAAAAAACCGGGTTAGCTGAAAACGATATTAACAGGCTAAAAAGTTATATCGGCTCACCCTTAAGGGCATATTATACCGAAAGGCATAATATGAATGTAAATGATTCAGATACTGCAGTTAAACATTTCAGGGAGCATTATTCAGTTACGGGAATTTTCGAAAATAATGTTTATCCGGGCATGGGTGAATTAATTGAAAAGCTGCACCGCTGCGGCTTTAAGCTTTTTATTGCCACATCAAAGCCGCTTCAGTTCGCAATAACTGTGCTTGATCATTTTAACCTGAAGGAGTATTTTATCAGCATTCACGGCTCTGATATGTCAGCAGATAATAAGCCTAAAGATAAGCTGATAGCTGACGTTTTGCTGATGAACGGATTGATTAAAAATGAAAGTATTATGATAGGGGACAGGTACCACGATATAAACGGGGCTAAACTCAATGGCATCGATTCACTAGCTGTAACCTATGGTTACGGCAGCAGGGGAGAGCTTGAACCGCTTAAACCTGAATTTTTAGTCTCCTCGTCTGCAGAAATTGAAAGAATTTTTTTCCCTTAA